The Methylocystis bryophila genome contains the following window.
GCGGCGGAACCTGGTCGGTAGACTCAATTGAGCTTGGCTCCTAGATCGCATGGAATGATTGCGCTAACAGCAGTTCCTCGAAGGCCTCGGCGGCGTGAATCGCCATTTCGGGGTCTCACCTCTGGACGAATAAAATCCCGGGTATCCGCCTCGTCCTCGAACTTTGCCTCAGCGACGGGAAAGGGGCGCTCTCTCGCCTTCGATTTTTGACCTTTCCACCCATGGTTTGATATTCTTCCATCCTCTAACCTAAGATTAGAGCGATCGCTAAGTCGCGCTTCCAACTGGCTCGCGCTCCGGTCGGTTGACCAACCACGTGGCTGCTTTTGTCTGTGTCGCTTAAGAAACCCCGATCGAAAAGCCGCTCTCAAGTCCGATGGCTTGAGCGTGCCTGGTTCTGCGACCCCGAGTCGGTCGTTTTTTTGGACATCGAGACAACCGGGCTGAGCCGTTATTATGATGCCCTCACCCTCGTTGGATACCAAATTGGCGGCCAATACCATGTGCACGTGGCTGGAGACGATCCAGCCGACTTGATATCGGCACTGCGTGACGCCGCGACATTGGTGACCTTCAACGGGACGCTTTTTGATATTCCATTTCTGCGGAAAACTTTTGGAGAAGTTGGATTGCCGAGAAGGCATGTCGATCTTCGCTACGCCGCGAGGCGCATCGGTCTAACCGGCGGACAAAAGGCCATCGAGCAGCAACTCGGTCTGGATCACAGGCTCGGAATCGAGGATCTCGACGGCGCTTCCGCTGTGCTATTGTGGCACGAGTATCTTCGGGGAAGCAAGGCGTCGTTGCGCAAGTTGATCGATTACAACCTAGCCGATATTCGCGGCATGTGCGGTATTCTTGATAGAATTGTCCAAGAATTTAATGACATCGATCTTTTTTTTTCAGTGCGCGCATTCTTCGAACAAGAGCCTGTTCGTCACGGTCATGCCCAACCTGGCGCAAAACTGCCCGACGCGTCCAGGCTGGGCTATCGCTCTGTGTCATTTGATACGCTTTTCGGCAATAACACAGCTGCAACTGCCACGATTGTAGGAATTGATTTGACCGGTTCAGATAAACGGCCGAGTGGAATTTGTACGCTCAAAGGATCGATTGCAGAAACCTCCATGGTCGCCACGGACGAGGAGATGATTTCTATTGTCGTGAAAGCGAACCCCGACATTGTGTCGATAGACTCACCGCTTTCGTTACCGCGCGGTCGCATTCGAGTGACCGATGACGATCCCGGCCGCACCGAGTACGGAATCATGAGGATTTGCGAGCGCACGCTAAAGCGTCGCGGCATTAATGTTTATCCCTGCCTCCTGCCGAGCATGCAGCGATTGACGGCTCGGGGAATAGCTATCGCCAGCTGTCTCCGTAAGCTTGGCTACCCTGTAATCGAGTCGTACCCCGGGGCTGCGCAGGACATCCTCGGGATTCCTCGAAAGGGGGCGGGAAAACACTTTCTACAAGCCGGTCTGGCTGGATTCGGCATTTCCGGCGTTTACCAAGGTGGCAAGGCCACACATGACGAGCTCGACGCAATAACTTCGGCGCTTGTCGGTTCGTTTTTTCTCGCTGGGCAATATGAGGCGCTTAGCGGCGAAGAGGAGGGAGCACTCATCATCCCAGACCTTAATGCAAAGCACACGGGGCGCGTCATCGGCATCAGCGGTCGAATCGCGGCGGGCAAAACCACGGCGGCGCGCATGCTCGAAGACTTGGGCTTTCGCTACGTTCGCTTCAGTCAAATCATCGACGACGTGATCGAGAAGGAGGGCGCGGTCCCTGATCGCAAATTGCGGCAGGAGACGGGGTGGCGATTGCATGTCGAGAAAGGCCAAAGCTGGCTTTGCGAACAGGTAGTTAGAAGGGTCGGAGAAGCCGATAGGATCGTGGTAGACGGACTTCGGTTTCCTGAGGACCACGCTTGGTTCCGCGAACGTTTTGCAGCGCGGTTTTTGCACCTGCATATCGAAGCGTCGACAGACCTCCGGCTGTCGCGAATTCGAGCGACCCTACCGATCTCCGACCTCGTGGAACTTGAGGCTCAGCCAACGGAGACCCAAATCGACGCCTTGAGTCGCAAGGGTTCGATGATAATTCGCAATGACGGATCGCTTGCTGCATTGCAGGAGACGCTTACAATGATTGCGACAGGATTCGATGATCGGGAGGAGCCCGAATGCCAGTCTCCGTCGTAGTTGGCGGCCAATTTGGGTCTGAGGGCAAGGGCAAGGTCGCGCTTTATATCGCTGAGCGAACGCGCGCAGCTGCTGTCGTGCGTGTTGGAGGCACGAATTCCGGACATACTGCAGCAGGGCGGGATGGTGTAACTCGCGCGCTTCGCCAACTCCCTGTGTCGGTCTTAGCTCCTAACGCGGTGGCCGTGCTGCCGGCGGGAGCGATTATCGATCCGAAAATCTTCTTCCAGGAAGTGAAAGAGCTTGGGCTCGGTCCTGACAGGGTTTACGTGAGCCCTTACGCGACGCTAATCACAGAGAGCGACAAGTGTATAGAATCTGAGAGCGGATTGGTCGAACGTGTAGGATCAACGGGGTCAGGTACCGGTGCGGCGCTGATACGACGAATGCGGCGCTGTAGTAACGATGAGCCCGTGCTTGCGTCCCAGCACCCGGAGCTAGCTGCATTTGTGAAGGACACAGACGCGTATTTCGAACATCTCTTATCCACTGGCGAGCGGATCGTAATCGAGGGTTCACAGGGCTTCGGCCTTTCGCTCTTGCACGGAGGGTTCTATCCCTATGCGACTTCTCGTGACACGACTGCCGGCGCTTTCGTGAGCGAAGCGGGTCTTAGTCCACGGGATGTTGACGACATAACCCTCGTTATGAGGGCATTCCCAATTCGAGTTGCGGGCAACTCAGGGCCACTTTTTGGCGAGACAAGCTGGGCCGCTCTCGCAGCAAAGGCAGGTCTTCCCGCCGATTTTCAAGAATTCACAACTTCGACTCGAAGAGTTCGACGTGTTGGACGGTTCGACGCCAATGTCGTCCTTTGTGCGATTAGGGCCAACAAGCCGAATAGAATTGTGCTGAACCACTTCGATTATTTTAACGCAGCAATTAGACAGGGCTTGTTTGACGAGGAATCTCGGAATCTCCTGGTCGAAAAGATCGAGCGGCCGATCTGCCGTCAAGTGGATTGGATAGGTACCGCCCCCGCGTCACTCTTGGATCGGATTGAAGCGTTTCCCAAAAACCAAGCGGCGCGCTCATCCAAAAAATATATGTAGTAGTATATCAGTCTTTCTTACATTTTGGCCCTATACCAGCTTTGCAGAGTTCCTGTTCTAGCAACCTGATGCGCGTCGCTTGTTCCTCAGCCACTTTTCTCGTCGAATCAAGATCGTGTTCAATTCTATCCAGGGATGATGTTGCAGACTTTACTGATTTATCTGTATTGTCTATCGATTCTCTTGCTGCATTCGAGATAGATGTAGAAGCGTTCACGGCGGATACGGCTTGCATAATATTCCCGTCAACCTGATGGAAAAGCTGGTGTAGCGCTATTACCATACCTACGGAGGCTAGAAGCGCTCCCAAAGCGCTTCCCAACACCCATCTCTGCGCCCACTTTCTTGCTTCTTCTGCTGCGTCTAGCGATCCTTTTGCGGCGGCTTTTGATTCTTCTGCACTCTTAATAGCAACTGCAAGGGCTGCCGGAATAGAATTCTGAATGGGAACATTCTTTCCCGCGGCCTTGTCGAGCCAGTACTTTGGAGGCTGGTTAAAGATTCGCTTTTGCGTAGGGACAAATTTCGAATTGATATTGCTATCTTCCTTGATATAAGATGTCTTGGTGAACTCTGCCCATATTAATTTGTCGCCGCCGTATATTACATAGTCGCTTGCCGTGAGATTATGAATTGGAATAACCAAATTTCCCCTATACCCCGGATCAACCAAGGGGCCTGTTCCCAGCAATAGGCCTCGGTGCACGTGTTTTATTCTTAAGTTAAATCGCATAGCGATGTAGTTTGGTAGCCGTATGATCGGCTTTATCTGGACGTACGTGATAGAGTTTGCTGGAAACACGTATGGAACAAGTGGAACTATATTCTTTTCAACGATACTCTTGTCCTCATTCCATCGTATATAGGTTCCTCCCATCTCAATTTCACATGATGCTGCCTTGAAGTTGTCTGCATTTTCTATATCATAGGGATACAGCATCCCGATTTGCTTGATATACTTTTTGACGTGCTCCGATGAGAGAAGAGCGGGGAGAATTTTATGAAAAGGGTCCTCATCTACAAACCTATCGGCTCGGGCATCGGCATCTTCGGCGTCTTTTGGAATAGCGTCAAATACACTAATTGGTGTAGAGCAATCGGAGCGACTATCAGGCATATGATGAGCTGATTTCTTGGCCTGCATCCTGAGACGCCTGCTGAAGGAAGTCCGTACTGTCAGCGCGACATCGGTGTTTTCGACGTCGCTGCCAGTAGTAGCCCGAGCTTTGGCTTCGTCACAAGACAAATCTGATGTGCGCGTGCGGGTATCGCTGCTCGCGGCGACGCGCTGCGTCTCAACGCCTGCGGGCTCGTCGTGATCAATCCGCCCTATGGATTTATCGAGGACGCGCGCGCGATCCTCGACTTCCTTGCCTCGCGCCTCGCGCCAGGGGAGGGGGCCGAGTTCACCGTCGAGCCGTTGACGGGCGAGTGAATGCGAGCGCGTCACGCGCTCGCATTTCATTGTCTGGCGCTCCGTGACACAGCGCCACGGAAGCGCGCGGCCCCCGTCGTTTCACTTCTTCTCGTAATCAGCCTTGGCGCGTTCGATTGCCGCGATGATCAGCGCGCGCGCGTCGGCCGCGTCGCCCCAACCGGCGACCTCGGCCCATTTGCCGGGCTCGAGATCCTTGTAGTGGACGAAGAAGTGCTCGATCCGACGCCAGGTCATCTCCTGCAGATCGGTGTAGTTCTGCACGTCGTTGTATCGCTGCGTGAGCCGCGAGGAGGGCACCGCCACGATCTTCTCGTCGCCGCCGGCCTCGTCGGTCATGCGCAGCACGCCGATCGGGCGCACCGAGATGACCGCCCCGGGAGCAACGGGACGCGTGTTGGCGACGAGCACGTCGCAAGGGTCTCCGTCATCGGAGAGCGTGTGCGGGATGAAGCCGTAATTCCCCGGATAGCGCATGGCTGTGTAGAGGAAGCGGTCGACGAACAGCGTGCCCGACGCTTTGTCGAGTTCGTATTTGATCGGCTCGCCGCCGAGCGGCACCTCGACGATAACATTCACTTCATGCGGGGGGTTCACGCCGATCGGGATGGCGTCGAGACGCATAACTGAGCTCCGGTGATGGTTTTCGAGTGGTCCGACGCGCCTCTGACGCGCGCAAGCGCGCGGCGCGGAACCATCGTCCGGACTTTTAGCCCGCGGCCGGATTTAACTCAAATCCCTGCGCCATCGGAGAAGGATTCGACGCGCGCCTTGGCCTGGGTGATGTTGCTTCCGGGGGGAACGCTGTGCGTGAGCCAGACGTTGCCGCCGATGGAGGATCCGCGGCCCACGGTGATTCGCCCGAGAACCGTGGCGCCGGCGTAGATCGCCACTTCGTCCTCGATGATAGGGTGACGCGGCTGGCCTTTCACGAGGGCGCCGTTTGCATCTGTTTCGAATCGCTTCGCGCCGAGCGTCACCGCCTGATAGAGACGCACGCGCTTGCCAATGCGCGCGGTCTCCCCGATCACGACGCCTGTGCCATGGTCGATGAAGAAGCTTTCGTCGATCTCGGCGCCGGGATGGATGTCGATTCCCGTCTCCGCATGCGCGAGCTCGGCGACGATTCGCGCGAGCATCGGCGCGCCGAGCAGATAAAGCTGATGCGCCAGACGATGCCGGATGACGGCCGCGACGCCGGGATAGCAGAAGATCACCTCGTCGAGGCTTCTCGCGGCCGGATCGCCGTCGAAGGCGGCCCGGACGTCGGTGTCGAGCAGCGCGCGCGTCTTCGGCAGCGTCTGCGCGAAGGCGCGCGTCATCTCTTTCGCCTTCTGCGCCAGCGCCGCGGCGTCCATCCCGTTAGCGAGCTGCAGTTCTCGGCGGATTTGCTCGCGCAGGCTCGCGAGCGCCGAGTCGAGCGTCACATTGAGAAAGCCTTCAAGGTCGGGAAGCGCGTGGGCGGGCGCGAAGTGACGCGGATAGAGCGTCGCGACCAGGTCTTCGACGATCGCTTTGATGGACGCGCGAGACGGCAGCTCGGGTGGCGGGCCGTTGGGATAGCGGCGCTGCGACAGTTTTCGCAGCGCGTTGAGGGAGCGCACGACGCCGCCCACGTCAATGGCGTCGTCTTGAAGGAATGGCGGCTCGACGTGCTTCGTCATCTTCTTCCAGTTCTTCCTGGCGCTTATTTAATAGGCCGGCGCGAGCATGGGCGCAGGGGACTTCCCCCTGCGCCCGGCCCGCCATGCCCGCACTGACCAGCCAAGCTTCGCAATGCTTCAAGGACTGCATGATCCGGCAGAACGGAGGATGGGGTTCCGGCGTGGGGAGAGGGACGCCGGAGGGTCGGACGCATCCTGCTGGCTCATGAGTCCTTGAAGCCTTGGCTACTATATCTATAAATATGATAGAGTAAATTAAAATTTTTGGGCCTATCCCAATGTTGAACATGAGATAGTAAAATCAATTGCTTGAGCGAGCCGATCTCGGTGGGCGGGCGCTTCCGCTCCGTAAGTGGCCTTGACGCGGGTTAGGGTTCGCAAATAGTTTAGTAGCATGATAGATAATATCAACAAAAGCGCGCCCCCTCCGCCGCTCCGAAGCTCACGGAGGCCTCGAGTCGAGCGGCTGGGCGCGATGGTCGCGGAGCGGCTGCAGCGGCTGATCAATCGCAAGGGTCGCAGCTACGAAAAGATCGCCGATCTTAGCGGGCTCGACGTGGCCGAGCTGCGCCGTATCGGCCATGGCGAGGAGGCTCCGACGATCGCGCATCTTTGGCGGATCGCCAATGCGCTGGGCGTGCCTTTCGGCAGCCTGATCGCCTCGAAGGAAAGCTCGGGCCTGCTCGTCATGCGCAAGATCGAAACGCCCGCCCTTCGCTCCGGCGATGGCGGCTTCGTCTCGCGCGCGCTCTATCCTTACGACTCGCAACGTCCGATCGAGTTCTATCACGTCACGATCGGCGCTTCGCATATTGAGCGCTCCGAGGCCCACCCTCCCGGAACGAAGGAGACGCTTGTCGTCGCCAGGGGCTCGATCGAGGTCATCGTCGGGAGAGAGGCGCCCGTGCAGCTCGACGAAGGCGACGCCGTGGATTTTCTAGCCGACGCGCCGCACAGCTATCGCAATCTCGGCGTCGTGCCGGCCATCGTCTATCTCGTGATGTCCTACGAGACGCTCACCGGCGGGGCGTGACGCGCGCTGAGCGAGACCTTTCGTACATCGATTTTATATGAGTTTACACTTTCGCTCGACTAATAAATATCGATATTTGACGCAAATTTCAAATATAAACCGTTGCAGCTCAGCCTAAGAGATAGTAAAGGAGGTGCGTCGACGGCTTGCGCCGCTCGAATTCGCAAAAATCTCCTGCGCAGCCGGCTTCGCAGCCGAGGCCTTCCGCGGCGTAGCCGTTTTCCATGCCCCGAGGGAAATTCATGACGTCCGAACCGGAAATCCGCCGAACCTTGAGCGAGTCAGGGGCGCGCCAGCTCGCCAACGCGACCAAGACGCGCCCGCAGTGGTCGGGCGTCACGCCGCGCTGGCTCGTCTCCTTCCTGCCCTGGGTCCCGGTCGAGGCCGGCATCTACCGCCTGAACCGTGTGGTGGAATCGGTCGCGCTCACGGACGCGGACGTGCAGTGCAGCCCGGCGCGCGATCGCGACGCTGACCTGCCAGAGACCTTCGTTCCCTATGAAGAGGCTCCGCGCGAATATTCGATGAATGCGGTGACGACCGTTCTCGATGTGCAGACGCGCGTCTCCGATCTTTACAACCACCCCTACGACCAGATTCAGGAGCAGGTGCGCCTCCTCACCGAGAAGGTGAAGGAGAAGCAGGAATCGGAGCTCATCAACAATCCGGAATACGGGTTTCTCGCCAACGCCGCGCCATCGATGAAGATCAAGACGCGCACCGGCGCGCCGCAGCCCGACGATCTCGACGAGCTTATCACCAAAGTGTGGAAGGAGCCGGCCTTCTTCCTCGCGCATCCGCGCGCCATCGCCTCTTTCGGCCGCGAATGCACGCGCCGCGGCGTGCCGCCGCCGACGGTGACGCTCTTCGGCAGCCCTTTCATCACCTGGCGCGGCATACCGCTCATCCCGAGCGACAAGCTCTATATCGACGACAACGGCAAGACCAATATTCTGCTGCTGCGCACCGGCGAGAAAAAGCAGGGCGTCATCGGCCTGTTCCAGCCGGGCGTGCCGGGCGAGGTGGCGCCGAGCCTCTCGGTGCGCTTCATGGGCATCAACCGCAAGGCGATCGCCTCCTATCTGATCTCGCTCTATTGCTCGGCCGCGGTGCTCACGCATGACGCGCTCGGCGTGCTCGAGGACGTCGATGTGGGCAAGTATCACGACTACGGCGACAAGTACAAGTGACGATCCCAGGGCGCCAATAACGGAAAGCCGATTTTCGTGAAGCGCGCGCTTTGATCTTTTCTGATCGGTCGCATTTTCCGCCTTCAGGCGTGTTCGCCTGAGGCCGTGTGACCCCGCCGGCGGCCAAGAACCGCCGGCGTCTCGACCTCGTCAAGGAACGCCCAGCATGTCATCTGCGCAGTCGATCCCGGCGTCGCCCCGCCCGCCCGCGACCGACGTTCCCTCCCATGAGACGCTGGAGCATCACGCGCCTGCGCCCGTCGATCCGCAGATGATCGCGCAGATGGCGAACGCCTTCTTCCAGCTGCAGCCGCACCAGGTTCCGCCCGCGCCCATCGTCCCGGGCGTTCCGGTCGCCGCCCCGCTCGCACCGGACGTCCCCGCGCCGTCGGTGGTCACGACCGTCGCGCCTTATGCGCCGGCGAGGGCGTCCTATGGCCCGCCGGACGTTCCGCCGACGACCATTCCTTCGGTCGTGCCGACGCCCAATGTCGCGGCGCCGGCTGCGCCGACCAGTTCGCAGCCCGGCTCGCGTCCGCTCGGCATGCCGGATCCGCCGCGTCCCGGCGCTTCTGTCGGAGCGCTGGAAGCCGAGGTTCCGGACGCCATCGATTACGCGTCGATCCCGCGACTGTTCGGAGAAGCCCTCGCGCTCGCCGCGCAGGAAGACGCCGCGCCGCAGCTCGCGCCCGCCTCGACGCCCATTCCGGGCGGCGGCACGCCACAGGGCGCAGACAATCTCTATTTTCTCCACGAGCGCTCCGCTTTCGGCGCGCCGGGGAGCCTTCCGGCTACGCAACCGGCGCCGGGGCGTTTTGAACAGCCTCCAGCGGGCTATTCGGGCGAGTCCGCAGCCGAGCCGGGGAGGCGCCCAGTCGCCCCGACGACCTATCCGAGCACCCCGTCAAGCAACCCGAATTCAGGCGCGTCGCCCGGCGAAGCCTTCGTTATTCCGACGCCGTCGCAGTCCGAT
Protein-coding sequences here:
- the ppa gene encoding inorganic diphosphatase, with protein sequence MRLDAIPIGVNPPHEVNVIVEVPLGGEPIKYELDKASGTLFVDRFLYTAMRYPGNYGFIPHTLSDDGDPCDVLVANTRPVAPGAVISVRPIGVLRMTDEAGGDEKIVAVPSSRLTQRYNDVQNYTDLQEMTWRRIEHFFVHYKDLEPGKWAEVAGWGDAADARALIIAAIERAKADYEKK
- the rlmJ gene encoding 23S rRNA (adenine(2030)-N(6))-methyltransferase RlmJ; its protein translation is MAARGDALRLNACGLVVINPPYGFIEDARAILDFLASRLAPGEGAEFTVEPLTGE
- the epsC gene encoding serine O-acetyltransferase EpsC produces the protein MTKHVEPPFLQDDAIDVGGVVRSLNALRKLSQRRYPNGPPPELPSRASIKAIVEDLVATLYPRHFAPAHALPDLEGFLNVTLDSALASLREQIRRELQLANGMDAAALAQKAKEMTRAFAQTLPKTRALLDTDVRAAFDGDPAARSLDEVIFCYPGVAAVIRHRLAHQLYLLGAPMLARIVAELAHAETGIDIHPGAEIDESFFIDHGTGVVIGETARIGKRVRLYQAVTLGAKRFETDANGALVKGQPRHPIIEDEVAIYAGATVLGRITVGRGSSIGGNVWLTHSVPPGSNITQAKARVESFSDGAGI
- a CDS encoding helix-turn-helix domain-containing protein, giving the protein MVAERLQRLINRKGRSYEKIADLSGLDVAELRRIGHGEEAPTIAHLWRIANALGVPFGSLIASKESSGLLVMRKIETPALRSGDGGFVSRALYPYDSQRPIEFYHVTIGASHIERSEAHPPGTKETLVVARGSIEVIVGREAPVQLDEGDAVDFLADAPHSYRNLGVVPAIVYLVMSYETLTGGA
- a CDS encoding adenylosuccinate synthetase; this encodes MPVSVVVGGQFGSEGKGKVALYIAERTRAAAVVRVGGTNSGHTAAGRDGVTRALRQLPVSVLAPNAVAVLPAGAIIDPKIFFQEVKELGLGPDRVYVSPYATLITESDKCIESESGLVERVGSTGSGTGAALIRRMRRCSNDEPVLASQHPELAAFVKDTDAYFEHLLSTGERIVIEGSQGFGLSLLHGGFYPYATSRDTTAGAFVSEAGLSPRDVDDITLVMRAFPIRVAGNSGPLFGETSWAALAAKAGLPADFQEFTTSTRRVRRVGRFDANVVLCAIRANKPNRIVLNHFDYFNAAIRQGLFDEESRNLLVEKIERPICRQVDWIGTAPASLLDRIEAFPKNQAARSSKKYM
- a CDS encoding ribonuclease H-like domain-containing protein; the protein is MDIETTGLSRYYDALTLVGYQIGGQYHVHVAGDDPADLISALRDAATLVTFNGTLFDIPFLRKTFGEVGLPRRHVDLRYAARRIGLTGGQKAIEQQLGLDHRLGIEDLDGASAVLLWHEYLRGSKASLRKLIDYNLADIRGMCGILDRIVQEFNDIDLFFSVRAFFEQEPVRHGHAQPGAKLPDASRLGYRSVSFDTLFGNNTAATATIVGIDLTGSDKRPSGICTLKGSIAETSMVATDEEMISIVVKANPDIVSIDSPLSLPRGRIRVTDDDPGRTEYGIMRICERTLKRRGINVYPCLLPSMQRLTARGIAIASCLRKLGYPVIESYPGAAQDILGIPRKGAGKHFLQAGLAGFGISGVYQGGKATHDELDAITSALVGSFFLAGQYEALSGEEEGALIIPDLNAKHTGRVIGISGRIAAGKTTAARMLEDLGFRYVRFSQIIDDVIEKEGAVPDRKLRQETGWRLHVEKGQSWLCEQVVRRVGEADRIVVDGLRFPEDHAWFRERFAARFLHLHIEASTDLRLSRIRATLPISDLVELEAQPTETQIDALSRKGSMIIRNDGSLAALQETLTMIATGFDDREEPECQSPS
- a CDS encoding family 2A encapsulin nanocompartment shell protein; the protein is MTSEPEIRRTLSESGARQLANATKTRPQWSGVTPRWLVSFLPWVPVEAGIYRLNRVVESVALTDADVQCSPARDRDADLPETFVPYEEAPREYSMNAVTTVLDVQTRVSDLYNHPYDQIQEQVRLLTEKVKEKQESELINNPEYGFLANAAPSMKIKTRTGAPQPDDLDELITKVWKEPAFFLAHPRAIASFGRECTRRGVPPPTVTLFGSPFITWRGIPLIPSDKLYIDDNGKTNILLLRTGEKKQGVIGLFQPGVPGEVAPSLSVRFMGINRKAIASYLISLYCSAAVLTHDALGVLEDVDVGKYHDYGDKYK